Proteins from one Amycolatopsis benzoatilytica AK 16/65 genomic window:
- a CDS encoding DUF3558 family protein, whose protein sequence is MNTSPATITLAALGTLGIMLAGCSGPVAGTAQPGKPATSVSAPPSGNPFAARNQCALLDQILAGQGFPKATPSIADEKRACASQKPSTGTTSSIDVAIALQDGQLYTDNILRPDTARRGDINGRPSIEQPSPQNTTGQCQVGMAVEPRSRALVLVSSDLSTAEACAQAEKYATALEPLLPKG, encoded by the coding sequence GTGAACACCTCACCAGCGACGATCACACTTGCGGCGCTCGGCACACTCGGGATCATGCTGGCCGGATGCTCCGGCCCAGTCGCCGGGACGGCTCAGCCGGGCAAACCAGCCACTTCGGTTTCGGCACCGCCCTCGGGCAACCCTTTCGCCGCCCGGAACCAATGCGCGCTGCTGGACCAGATCCTCGCTGGCCAAGGATTCCCCAAGGCCACCCCTTCTATCGCCGACGAAAAGCGGGCTTGCGCATCGCAAAAGCCGTCCACTGGAACGACCTCCAGCATTGACGTGGCGATCGCGTTGCAGGACGGCCAGCTCTACACCGACAACATCCTGCGCCCAGACACAGCCCGACGCGGAGACATCAACGGTCGACCGTCAATCGAGCAACCCTCGCCGCAAAATACAACTGGGCAGTGCCAGGTGGGCATGGCTGTCGAACCTCGGTCGAGGGCACTTGTGCTCGTCTCCTCGGACTTGAGTACCGCGGAGGCCTGTGCCCAGGCAGAGAAGTACGCCACCGCACTAGAACCACTCCTGCCGAAGGGCTAA
- a CDS encoding MFS transporter: MPPRKGLRKLLSRIVVDTRPLKIPAFRRLWMSTAVTAVGSQLTAVAVPKQIFDLTGSSGYVGLTGAVALVPLLVFGLWGGAIADAVDRRKLLLVTNVGLTVTSALLWLQAFAGIGSVWLVLGLLAVNQAFFAINMPTRSAVVARLVPAALMPSANALNTTMATFGAVFGPLFGGALIPVIGLSTLYLVDVGALAVTLIAVWRLPSIPPLGEGARKAGISSVIDGFRYLAVQKVLLASFVVDIIAMVAGMPRALVPEMAERTFGDPPGGGPALGLLYAAMPAGAVLIGLFSGWLHRVQRHGVAVVLAICCWGVAMAGFGLAHSLWLAVLFMAAGGAADMVSSVYRQAILLTATTDEMRGRLSGVFTVVVAGGPRIADLTHGWSASAWGTRVAATGGGFLVIILVLASLAVLPTFWRYRAAVEEAS, from the coding sequence ATGCCGCCCCGCAAGGGGCTCCGCAAGCTGCTCAGCCGGATCGTCGTGGACACGCGTCCGCTGAAGATCCCCGCGTTCCGGCGGCTCTGGATGTCCACCGCGGTCACCGCGGTCGGCTCGCAGCTCACCGCGGTCGCGGTGCCGAAGCAGATCTTCGACCTCACCGGTTCCTCCGGCTACGTCGGGCTCACCGGCGCGGTCGCGCTCGTGCCGCTGCTCGTGTTCGGTCTCTGGGGCGGTGCGATCGCCGACGCGGTCGACCGGCGCAAGCTGCTGCTCGTCACGAACGTCGGCCTCACCGTCACGTCCGCGTTGCTGTGGCTGCAGGCGTTCGCCGGGATCGGCTCGGTGTGGCTGGTGCTCGGCCTGCTCGCGGTGAACCAAGCCTTCTTCGCGATCAACATGCCGACTCGCAGCGCGGTGGTCGCGAGGCTGGTGCCGGCCGCGCTGATGCCGTCGGCGAACGCGCTCAACACCACGATGGCCACCTTCGGCGCGGTCTTCGGGCCGTTGTTCGGCGGTGCGCTGATCCCGGTGATCGGACTGTCCACTTTGTACTTGGTGGACGTCGGCGCACTGGCGGTCACGCTGATCGCGGTGTGGCGGCTGCCGTCGATTCCGCCGCTCGGCGAAGGTGCGCGAAAAGCGGGCATCAGCTCGGTAATCGACGGATTCCGCTATCTGGCGGTCCAGAAAGTCCTGCTCGCGTCGTTCGTGGTGGACATCATCGCGATGGTCGCGGGCATGCCGCGCGCCCTGGTCCCGGAAATGGCCGAGCGCACGTTCGGCGATCCGCCGGGCGGCGGTCCGGCGCTCGGCTTGCTGTACGCCGCGATGCCCGCGGGCGCGGTGCTGATCGGGCTGTTTTCCGGCTGGCTGCACCGGGTGCAGCGGCACGGTGTCGCGGTGGTGCTGGCGATCTGCTGCTGGGGGGTGGCGATGGCCGGGTTCGGGCTCGCGCATTCGCTGTGGCTGGCGGTCCTGTTCATGGCCGCCGGCGGCGCTGCGGACATGGTGAGTTCGGTGTACCGGCAAGCGATCCTGCTGACCGCGACCACCGACGAGATGCGCGGCCGGCTCAGCGGCGTGTTCACCGTGGTGGTCGCGGGCGGTCCGCGCATCGCCGACCTCACGCACGGCTGGTCGGCCTCGGCCTGGGGCACCCGCGTGGCGGCTACCGGCGGCGGTTTCCTGGTGA
- a CDS encoding urease accessory protein UreF, translating to MNPSALLLADSRFPGGGHVHSGGLEEAAARGLVRSERDLPGFLYGRLRTAGLLAAVFAAASAHAAARTVHSSHWLRLDQELDARTPSLAQREASRAQGRGTARAGRIAWPSPVLTRLLAETPRPHHPIVGGALVGIGGGAPVDAAMAMAYLAVSGPASAAVRLLGLDPFAVNAVVVRLAGPLQEVSDEAAATAGADPADLPAPASPVLDLFAEEHARHHQEEVRLFAS from the coding sequence ATGAATCCTTCCGCGCTGCTTCTCGCCGATTCCCGGTTCCCGGGCGGCGGGCACGTGCACTCGGGCGGCCTGGAAGAGGCGGCGGCCCGTGGTCTGGTGCGCTCGGAACGCGATCTGCCGGGCTTCCTCTATGGCCGGTTGCGCACCGCGGGCCTGCTCGCCGCGGTGTTCGCCGCCGCGTCGGCACACGCGGCCGCTCGGACTGTCCACAGCAGCCATTGGCTTCGGCTCGACCAGGAACTCGACGCGCGGACGCCTTCGCTGGCGCAACGGGAAGCCTCCCGGGCACAGGGCCGGGGCACCGCCCGAGCGGGACGGATCGCCTGGCCGTCACCGGTGCTCACCCGATTGCTGGCCGAGACGCCCCGCCCGCACCATCCGATCGTCGGCGGCGCGTTGGTCGGCATCGGCGGCGGCGCCCCGGTGGACGCGGCGATGGCGATGGCCTATCTCGCGGTGAGCGGCCCGGCGAGCGCGGCGGTGCGGCTGCTCGGGCTGGACCCGTTCGCGGTGAACGCGGTGGTCGTGCGGCTGGCCGGGCCGCTTCAGGAGGTCAGCGACGAGGCGGCGGCGACCGCGGGCGCCGATCCGGCCGATCTGCCCGCGCCGGCGTCGCCGGTGCTGGATCTGTTCGCCGAGGAACACGCTCGGCATCACCAGGAAGAGGTGCGTCTCTTTGCCAGTTGA
- a CDS encoding urease subunit gamma, with protein MHLSPQERDKLLVHVAADVARKRLERGVRLNHPEAVALITDYVLEGARDGRTVSELAAGGRSVLSRAQVLDGVPEMIESVQVEATFPDGTKLVTVHEPIG; from the coding sequence ATGCATCTGAGCCCGCAGGAGCGCGACAAACTGCTGGTCCACGTCGCGGCGGACGTGGCGCGCAAACGGCTCGAACGCGGCGTACGGCTCAATCACCCCGAGGCGGTCGCGCTCATCACCGACTACGTGCTGGAAGGGGCGCGCGACGGTCGCACGGTCAGCGAACTCGCTGCTGGCGGCCGGAGCGTGCTGTCCCGGGCGCAGGTGCTCGACGGAGTGCCGGAAATGATCGAGTCCGTGCAGGTGGAGGCGACGTTCCCGGACGGCACGAAGCTCGTCACGGTGCACGAGCCGATCGGCTGA
- a CDS encoding urease subunit beta, protein MRPGEIIPGDEPVPLNPGRSRVRLRVRNLGDRPVQVGSHYHFAAVNPGLEFDREAARGHRLDVPAGTSVRFEPGIDREVDLVPLSGHRRVPGLRAEYAGEF, encoded by the coding sequence GTGCGTCCAGGCGAGATCATCCCCGGCGACGAGCCGGTTCCGCTGAATCCGGGCCGCTCGCGCGTGCGGCTGCGGGTGCGCAATCTCGGCGACCGGCCGGTGCAGGTCGGTTCGCACTATCACTTCGCGGCGGTCAATCCCGGCCTCGAGTTCGACCGCGAGGCGGCGCGCGGGCACCGGCTCGATGTGCCCGCCGGCACGTCGGTGCGGTTCGAGCCGGGCATCGACCGCGAGGTGGACCTGGTTCCGCTCAGCGGTCATCGGCGGGTGCCGGGCCTGCGGGCCGAGTACGCGGGGGAGTTCTGA
- a CDS encoding urease accessory protein UreD, with protein MRAHARLTAVFDGGRTVLRELRSMAPLTLVPRRGSGPGALVHLVSSATAPLGGDDLRLEIHVGPLAELTLSGVAATLVLPGLAGDESSSTVQVSVEAGGSCAYLPEPTVVTARSNHHAVLRADLAEDARFHTREVLVLGREGERPGRLSSTLHVTRAGTPVLRQTQTVGDAALDASLAVLAGYRVLVTELEFGGPSRPAASGPWWSRTPLAAGGTLTTAVGPDVVTASSAGLAGGPESRRGQ; from the coding sequence GTGAGGGCGCACGCGCGGCTGACCGCGGTCTTCGACGGCGGCCGGACCGTGCTGCGCGAGCTGAGGTCGATGGCCCCGCTTACCCTCGTCCCGCGTCGCGGCAGCGGGCCTGGCGCACTGGTTCACCTCGTCAGCTCGGCGACCGCGCCGCTCGGCGGGGACGACCTGCGGCTGGAGATCCACGTCGGCCCGCTCGCTGAGTTGACGCTCTCCGGCGTCGCGGCCACCCTCGTGTTGCCTGGGCTGGCCGGCGACGAGAGTTCGTCCACCGTGCAGGTGAGTGTCGAGGCAGGCGGTTCGTGCGCGTACCTGCCGGAGCCGACTGTCGTCACCGCGCGGTCCAACCATCACGCCGTCCTTCGCGCCGACCTGGCGGAAGACGCTCGATTCCACACCCGCGAGGTGCTCGTCCTCGGCAGAGAAGGGGAACGCCCGGGACGGCTGTCCTCGACGCTGCACGTGACACGAGCGGGAACCCCGGTGCTGCGGCAGACGCAGACGGTGGGCGACGCCGCGCTGGACGCCAGCCTCGCCGTACTGGCCGGGTATCGGGTGCTGGTGACCGAACTCGAGTTCGGCGGCCCGTCGCGGCCCGCCGCGTCCGGGCCGTGGTGGTCGCGGACCCCGCTCGCCGCGGGCGGCACGCTGACCACCGCGGTCGGCCCGGACGTGGTGACCGCGTCGAGCGCCGGTCTAGCCGGCGGTCCGGAAAGTCGGCGGGGGCAGTGA
- the pdxH gene encoding pyridoxamine 5'-phosphate oxidase — MTPEIDEAVVRLPGMRVAYDGAPFDESALAATWHEQLQSWLSQAMSEALAEPNAMVLATADADGRPSSRTVLCKGLDERGVVFYTNYTSMKSHDLTATRYASATFPWYQLQRQVTVRGEVEKVSADETAAYWAQRPRGSQLGAWASPQSRVVDGRRALENALRNIERRFADVERIPAPPHWGGWRIRPDFVEFWQGRQDRMHDRLRFHRTHDGWHVERLAP, encoded by the coding sequence ATGACACCGGAGATCGACGAGGCGGTCGTGCGGCTGCCTGGCATGCGGGTGGCCTACGACGGTGCGCCGTTCGACGAGTCCGCGCTGGCCGCCACCTGGCACGAGCAGCTGCAGAGCTGGCTGAGCCAGGCGATGTCGGAAGCGCTCGCGGAACCCAACGCGATGGTGCTCGCCACCGCCGACGCCGACGGACGGCCGTCCTCCCGCACCGTGCTGTGCAAGGGCCTGGACGAACGCGGCGTGGTGTTCTACACCAATTACACGTCGATGAAGAGCCACGATCTCACCGCGACGCGCTACGCGTCCGCCACCTTCCCCTGGTATCAGCTGCAGCGTCAGGTGACGGTGCGCGGCGAGGTGGAGAAGGTGAGCGCGGACGAGACGGCCGCGTACTGGGCCCAGCGGCCGCGTGGTTCGCAGCTCGGTGCTTGGGCCTCGCCGCAGTCTCGGGTGGTCGACGGCCGGCGCGCGCTGGAGAACGCGCTGCGGAACATCGAACGCCGCTTCGCCGACGTCGAGCGGATCCCGGCCCCGCCGCATTGGGGCGGCTGGCGGATCCGGCCGGACTTCGTCGAGTTCTGGCAGGGCCGGCAGGACCGGATGCACGACCGGCTGCGCTTCCACCGCACCCACGACGGCTGGCACGTAGAGCGCCTCGCCCCCTGA
- a CDS encoding purine-cytosine permease family protein, producing MTEILSERDDTEKPQRTYAALAADENREDYSLRFAAQSFRRWSPFVVATTALGGIAYLADFAIGASIVLSYGFTSGVLAILAAAVVIFVTGVPIARACATYGVDMDLLTRGAGFGYFGSTLTSLVYASFTVIFFSLEGSIMGQAFQLALGIPLPIGYLLATLIVLPFALYGMGAVAKMQTWTQPIWIAGLVLPFVVVLVREPGRFAEFAAFGGVDGAGSGFSAVGFGFGMGIALSLIGQIGEQADYLRFMPAKTAENKRSWWAAVLAAGPGWVVLGAAKQIGGALLAFVALGAVGKTAALEPIAPYLEAVRPALGPAALTFAALFVVVSQIKINTTNAYSGSLSFANFFSRVLHRHPGRAWYVLVNCGIALALMEFGAFGFLNKILGFYSNVAIAWIGAVCADLVIAKPLGLSPRYIEFKRAYLHKINPVGFGAMVSASAVSIAAYFGAFGEYLAAFSPLLALVIAVVLVPALALATRGRYYLVRPNLVSGPEAESDPRSTHRCSVCGDAYELPDIADCANQGGAICSLCCTLDRSCHDMCRTAGPVSLPPPTFRTAG from the coding sequence ATGACCGAGATCCTGTCCGAACGCGACGACACGGAAAAACCACAGCGCACCTACGCCGCACTCGCCGCCGACGAAAACCGCGAGGACTACTCCCTGCGCTTCGCCGCGCAATCGTTCCGGCGCTGGTCGCCGTTCGTGGTCGCGACCACCGCACTCGGCGGGATCGCCTACCTCGCCGACTTCGCCATCGGCGCCAGCATCGTCCTGTCCTACGGCTTCACCTCGGGAGTCCTCGCGATTCTGGCCGCCGCGGTGGTGATCTTCGTGACCGGCGTGCCGATCGCGCGCGCCTGCGCGACCTACGGCGTGGACATGGACTTGCTCACCCGCGGTGCCGGTTTCGGCTACTTCGGGTCCACCCTCACCTCACTGGTGTACGCCAGCTTCACGGTGATCTTCTTCTCGCTCGAAGGCTCGATCATGGGCCAGGCGTTCCAGTTGGCGCTCGGCATTCCGCTGCCGATCGGTTACCTGCTGGCGACGCTGATCGTGCTGCCGTTCGCGCTCTACGGGATGGGCGCGGTCGCGAAGATGCAGACCTGGACGCAGCCGATCTGGATCGCCGGACTGGTGCTGCCGTTCGTCGTCGTGCTCGTGCGCGAACCCGGGCGGTTCGCCGAGTTCGCCGCGTTCGGCGGCGTCGACGGCGCGGGTTCCGGATTCTCCGCGGTCGGATTCGGCTTCGGGATGGGCATCGCGTTGTCATTGATCGGGCAGATCGGCGAACAAGCCGACTACCTGCGCTTCATGCCGGCGAAGACGGCGGAGAACAAGCGCTCCTGGTGGGCCGCGGTGCTCGCCGCCGGGCCGGGCTGGGTGGTGCTCGGCGCGGCCAAACAGATCGGCGGCGCGCTGCTGGCCTTCGTCGCGCTCGGAGCGGTCGGCAAAACCGCGGCGCTGGAACCGATCGCGCCCTACCTCGAGGCGGTGCGGCCCGCGCTCGGACCGGCCGCGCTCACCTTCGCCGCGTTGTTCGTGGTGGTTTCGCAGATCAAGATCAACACGACGAACGCGTACTCCGGTTCGCTGTCCTTCGCGAACTTCTTCTCCCGTGTGCTGCACCGCCACCCCGGCCGCGCCTGGTATGTGCTGGTCAACTGCGGGATCGCGCTCGCGCTGATGGAGTTCGGCGCGTTCGGCTTCCTGAACAAGATCCTCGGTTTCTACTCGAACGTCGCGATCGCCTGGATCGGCGCGGTGTGCGCGGACCTGGTGATCGCGAAGCCGCTCGGGCTTTCCCCGCGGTACATCGAGTTCAAGCGGGCTTACCTGCACAAGATCAATCCGGTCGGATTCGGCGCGATGGTGAGCGCGTCAGCGGTGTCGATCGCGGCGTACTTCGGCGCGTTCGGCGAATACCTCGCAGCATTCAGCCCGCTGCTGGCGCTGGTGATCGCGGTCGTGCTCGTGCCCGCGCTCGCGCTGGCCACCCGCGGCCGGTACTACCTGGTGCGGCCCAACCTCGTTTCCGGTCCGGAAGCCGAGTCGGACCCGCGCAGCACGCATCGCTGTTCGGTCTGCGGCGACGCTTACGAACTGCCGGACATCGCCGACTGCGCCAACCAGGGCGGCGCGATCTGCTCGCTGTGCTGCACCCTGGACCGCAGCTGCCACGACATGTGCCGCACCGCCGGTCCGGTCTCACTGCCCCCGCCGACTTTCCGGACCGCCGGCTAG
- a CDS encoding urease subunit alpha, protein MPEIDRERYAELFGPTAGDRIRLADTDLLIEVTEDRSMGPGGSGDEVLFGGGKVIRESMGQATATRAEGAPDLVITGAVVLDHWGVVKADVGIRDGRIVGIGKAGNPDTMDGVDPALVIGPSTEVLAGNGKILTAGGIDCHVHFICPQLVDTALAAGLTTLVGGGTGPSEGSKATTVTPGAWNLGRMLSAMDGQPVNVLLLGKGNTVRPEALREQLAAGAGGFKLHEDWGSTPAAIDACLTVADESGVQVAIHTDTLNEAGFLESTVDAIGGRSINAYHTEGAGGGHAPDIIEVAGMANFLPSSTNPTRPHTVNTLDEHLDMLMVCHHLNPSVPEDLAFAESRIRPSTIAAEDVLHDLGAISMMSSDAQAMGRIGEVIIRTWQTAHVMKRRRGALPGDGAADNLRARRYVAKYTINPAIAHGMDGEIGSVEVGKLADLVLWEPKFFGVRPHVVLKGGFPAWAAMGDANASIPTPQPVLARPMFGAAPSVAAASSLHFVAPEAMDSGLSERFRISRRLVPVANTRRRTKADMVLNDATPEIRVDPDSFAVRVDGELIEPHPVAELPMAQRYFLF, encoded by the coding sequence ATGCCGGAGATCGACCGGGAGCGCTACGCCGAATTGTTCGGCCCGACCGCGGGCGACCGGATCCGGCTCGCGGACACCGATCTGCTCATCGAGGTCACCGAGGACCGGTCGATGGGGCCGGGCGGCAGCGGCGACGAGGTGCTCTTCGGCGGCGGCAAGGTGATTCGCGAATCGATGGGGCAGGCCACCGCGACCCGTGCCGAGGGCGCGCCGGACCTGGTGATCACCGGGGCGGTCGTCCTCGACCACTGGGGGGTGGTCAAGGCCGACGTGGGGATCCGCGACGGACGTATCGTCGGCATCGGCAAGGCGGGCAATCCGGACACCATGGACGGAGTGGATCCGGCGCTGGTGATCGGTCCTTCCACGGAGGTGCTGGCGGGCAACGGGAAGATTCTCACCGCCGGCGGCATCGACTGCCACGTGCACTTCATCTGCCCGCAGCTGGTCGACACCGCGCTCGCGGCCGGGCTGACTACGCTCGTCGGCGGCGGGACCGGGCCCAGCGAAGGGTCGAAGGCGACCACGGTCACGCCCGGTGCCTGGAATCTCGGCCGGATGCTGTCCGCGATGGACGGCCAGCCGGTGAACGTCTTGTTGCTGGGCAAGGGAAACACCGTCCGCCCGGAGGCGTTGCGGGAGCAGCTGGCGGCCGGGGCCGGCGGGTTCAAGCTGCACGAGGACTGGGGGTCCACCCCGGCCGCGATCGATGCCTGCCTGACCGTCGCCGACGAGTCCGGCGTGCAGGTCGCGATCCACACCGACACCCTCAACGAAGCCGGCTTCCTGGAGTCCACTGTGGACGCCATCGGCGGCCGGTCGATCAACGCGTACCACACCGAGGGGGCCGGCGGCGGGCACGCGCCGGACATCATCGAGGTCGCCGGGATGGCGAACTTCCTTCCCTCGTCCACGAACCCGACCCGGCCGCACACCGTCAACACGCTCGACGAACACCTCGACATGCTGATGGTCTGCCACCACCTGAATCCGTCGGTGCCGGAGGACCTGGCGTTCGCGGAGAGCCGGATCCGGCCGAGCACGATCGCCGCCGAGGACGTGCTGCACGACCTCGGCGCGATCTCGATGATGAGTTCCGACGCGCAGGCGATGGGCCGGATCGGCGAGGTGATCATCCGCACCTGGCAGACCGCGCACGTGATGAAGCGCCGCCGGGGCGCGCTGCCTGGCGACGGCGCCGCGGACAACCTGCGGGCCCGCCGCTACGTCGCGAAGTACACGATCAATCCGGCGATCGCGCACGGGATGGACGGCGAGATCGGTTCGGTCGAGGTCGGCAAGCTCGCCGATCTGGTGCTGTGGGAACCGAAATTCTTCGGCGTGCGCCCGCACGTGGTGCTGAAGGGCGGATTCCCGGCGTGGGCGGCGATGGGCGACGCGAACGCTTCGATCCCCACCCCGCAACCGGTGCTGGCCCGGCCGATGTTCGGTGCCGCGCCCTCGGTCGCGGCCGCGTCCAGCCTTCATTTCGTGGCACCGGAAGCGATGGATTCCGGTCTGTCCGAACGGTTCCGGATCTCCCGTCGGCTCGTCCCGGTCGCCAATACCCGGCGGCGGACGAAGGCGGACATGGTGCTCAACGACGCGACACCGGAGATCCGGGTGGATCCGGACAGCTTCGCGGTGCGTGTGGACGGGGAACTCATCGAACCTCATCCGGTAGCCGAATTGCCAATGGCGCAAAGGTATTTCCTGTTCTGA
- the ureG gene encoding urease accessory protein UreG, with protein sequence MPVEHGHGHGHVHPVNFDPTAAEPDRYDAAPTAGRAYRIGIGGPVGSGKTALTAALCRALGAELNLAVVTNDIYTTEDADFLRKAGVLDPERIEAVQTGACPHTAIRDDITANLDAVERLEEKFPGLELVIVESGGDNLTAVFSRGLADSQIFVVDVAGGDKVPRKGGPGVTTADLLVINKTDIAHLVGADLTVMTSDAHRMRGDLPVLAQSLVDTPDAPAVADWVRSLVPVRHG encoded by the coding sequence TTGCCAGTTGAACACGGCCACGGGCACGGGCACGTGCACCCGGTCAACTTCGACCCGACCGCCGCCGAACCGGACCGCTACGACGCCGCGCCCACCGCCGGGCGCGCGTACCGGATCGGCATCGGCGGACCGGTCGGCAGCGGCAAGACCGCGCTCACCGCCGCGCTCTGCCGGGCGCTGGGCGCCGAGCTGAACCTGGCGGTGGTCACCAACGACATCTACACCACCGAGGATGCCGACTTCCTGCGCAAGGCGGGCGTGCTCGACCCGGAGCGGATCGAGGCGGTGCAGACCGGGGCCTGCCCGCACACCGCGATCCGCGACGACATCACCGCGAATCTGGACGCCGTCGAGCGGCTGGAGGAGAAGTTCCCCGGGCTGGAACTGGTCATCGTGGAAAGCGGCGGGGACAACCTCACCGCGGTGTTCAGCCGCGGGCTGGCCGACAGCCAGATCTTCGTCGTCGACGTCGCGGGCGGGGACAAGGTGCCGCGCAAGGGCGGACCCGGCGTGACGACCGCCGACCTCCTGGTGATCAACAAGACCGACATCGCGCACCTGGTCGGCGCCGACCTGACGGTGATGACCTCGGACGCGCACCGGATGCGCGGGGACCTGCCGGTGCTCGCACAGTCCCTGGTGGACACCCCGGACGCACCGGCGGTCGCGGACTGGGTGCGTTCGCTGGTCCCGGTCCGGCACGGGTGA